In the genome of bacterium, one region contains:
- a CDS encoding TetR/AcrR family transcriptional regulator: MTQNSQKNAKTTPGTKAEPRAKGANAKGASKGENAKAEGSVKADRATLAQAKTAKFDKILRAAVKIFAKNGFHNAKISEIAKEAGVADGTIYLYFKNKDDLLIQLFEQQIGVAMAHAKDVLAGETEPARRLEAFVVAYLRYMEKHKNLAEVLSVELRQSHKFMKEYVPIKFAEFLKVIGEIIEDGVVAGVFRADADSHVLRRAIFGAIDELVLAAVLARRPPFSADDAARALSALFLDGLLARK, translated from the coding sequence TTGACCCAAAATTCGCAAAAAAACGCCAAAACCACACCCGGGACCAAGGCGGAGCCGCGCGCGAAAGGCGCGAACGCCAAAGGCGCGAGCAAGGGCGAAAACGCGAAGGCGGAGGGGTCGGTCAAGGCCGACCGGGCGACGCTCGCGCAGGCCAAGACGGCCAAGTTCGACAAAATCCTTCGCGCGGCCGTGAAGATCTTCGCGAAAAACGGGTTCCACAACGCCAAGATCAGCGAAATCGCCAAGGAAGCGGGCGTCGCCGACGGCACGATCTACCTGTACTTCAAGAACAAGGACGACCTGCTCATCCAGCTTTTCGAGCAGCAGATCGGCGTCGCCATGGCGCACGCCAAGGACGTGCTCGCCGGCGAAACCGAACCCGCGCGCCGGCTCGAGGCGTTTGTCGTCGCGTACCTTCGTTACATGGAAAAACACAAGAACCTGGCCGAGGTGCTCTCCGTCGAGCTGCGCCAGAGCCACAAGTTCATGAAGGAATATGTGCCGATCAAGTTCGCGGAATTCCTGAAAGTGATCGGCGAAATCATCGAAGATGGCGTCGTAGCCGGCGTGTTTCGCGCCGACGCGGACTCGCACGTATTGCGCCGTGCGATCTTCGGAGCGATCGACGAGCTGGTCCTTGCCGCGGTGCTCGCGCGCCGGCCGCCGTTTTCCGCGGACGACG